From the genome of Nicotiana sylvestris chromosome 2, ASM39365v2, whole genome shotgun sequence, one region includes:
- the LOC138884300 gene encoding uncharacterized protein has translation MPEIPKYNGTTDPNEHVTSYTCDTKGNDLEDDEIEPVLLKKFGETLSKRAMIWYHNLPPNSIDSFTMFADSFMKAHAGAIKVETRKSDIFKVRQKDNEMLREFVSQFQMERMDLPPVADDWAVQAFTQRLNVRSSVASQQLKQNLIKYPAVT, from the coding sequence atgcccgagattcctaagtatAACGGGACGACAGATCCAAACGAGCATGTGACTTCATACACATGCGACaccaaaggaaatgacttggaggatgatgagatcgagcctgtcttgctgaagaaattcggagaAACCCTGTCAAAGAgagccatgatatggtatcacaacttaccccctaattctattgactcatttaCTATGTTTGCAGATTCTTTTATGAAAGCACACGCCGGAGCTATCAAGGTTGAAACCAGAAAATCGGACATCTTCAAAGTAAGGCAAAAGGATAATGAGATGCTCAGAGAGTTCGTATCTcaatttcaaatggaacggatggacctaCCACCAGTCGCTGATGACTGGGCCGTTCAAGCTTTTACCCAACGACTCAATGTTCGAAGTTCGGTGGCTTCACAACAATTGAAGCAAAACCTGATAAAATATCCCGCTGTCACTTAA
- the LOC104220462 gene encoding uncharacterized protein — MSDNTNNNAEEGAAAVDAAESHETAGSNRPACASCKHQRKKCIEGECVMWRHFPATKMDEFLGVHKVFGISNVTKKIKSLDDVAQQDEAIKSFFWEARLWQEDPVHGPLGEYKKLEQQLKELMEEKRNKELQIVQLPDVRRPPTASEIRYLDQMVARRQISTISTLSDQEYYLLNSTAPNYGTLLQGYGAFPSHFNNPIEQIRQNSLIPRQGFQGVQFQNPSRILQAEGRGMSHLTNYNGHVQLHQQRCAYNNIDLGQGINRGRRRKECGDHQLVSPSSTASRHVRGRGIGPISSAIGRRGAIMSSSSSASFADQWTDNAKTMLRDTIGGRHCEVTIPLPSAVQNIADGNNRRAGDFQDHFTNYNHNNLPGEPRQRDLESRDDSTSKRF; from the exons ATGTCAGATAACACAAACAATAATGCAGAAGAAGGTGCAGCAGCTGTTGATGCTGCAGAATCACACGAAACTGCAGGTAGTAATCGTCCTGCATGTGCTTCATGTAAGCATCAAAGAAAGAAGTGTATAGAAGGAGAGTGCGTTATGTGGCGACACTTTCCAGCAACTAAGATGGATGAATTTCTTGGGGTTCATAAGGTTTTTGGTATTTCCAATGTAACAAAGAAGATCAAAAGCTTAGATGATGTTGCTCAACAGGATGAAGCTATCAAATCCTTCTTCTGGGAAGCAAGGTTATGGCAG GAAGATCCAGTTCACGGGCCATTAGGGGAATACAAGAAGTTGGAACAACAGCTTAAAGAGCTTATGGAGGAAAAGAGGAATAAAGAGCTGCAAATTGTACAATTGCCAGATGTACGCCGTCCGCCAACAGCGTCAGAAATAAGGTATTTGGATCAGATGGTGGCACGAAGACAAATCAGTACCATTTCCACGCTTAGTGATCAGGAATATTATTTGTTGAACTCAACTGCACCTAATTATGGTACCCTGttacaagggtatggggcttttCCTAGCCATTTTAATAATCCAATTGAACAAATTAGGCAAAATAGTTTAATCCCAAGACAAGGGTTTCAAGGAGTTCAGTTTCAAAATCCAAGCAGGATTCTACAAGCTGAAGGAAGAGGAATGTCTCATCTAACTAATTACAATGGTCATGTTCAATTACACCAACAAAGATGTGCATATAACAATATAGATTTAGGGCAAGGAATTaatagaggaagaagaagaaaagaatgtgGTGATCATCAATTGGTGAGTCCAAGTTCAACTGCAAGTAGACATGTACGAGGAAGGGGAATTGGACCAATTAGTAGCGCAATTGGAAGACGTGGTGCAATAATGTCAAGTAGTAGTTCTGCTTCTTTTGCTGATCAATGGACTGATAATGCTAAGACAATGTTGAGAGATACTATTGGTGGAAGACATTGTGAAGTAACAATTCCCTTGCCTTCTGCAGTACAAAATATTGCAGATGGAAATAACAGAAGAGCTGGAGATTTTCAAGATCATTTCACTAACTATAACCACAACAATTTACCAG GTGAACCTAGGCAAAGGGACTTGGAGAGTAGAGATGATTCAACCTCCAAGAGATTTTAG